One Narcine bancroftii isolate sNarBan1 chromosome 3, sNarBan1.hap1, whole genome shotgun sequence DNA window includes the following coding sequences:
- the LOC138756842 gene encoding uncharacterized protein: MGYNIGKCEVIHFGSKNGRSEFYLNGKRLQHSAVLKVFRSPYLTKDVLALETMQRMFTGLIPEIRGLACEERLNRLGLSVEKWLKVGVDPDLLLPDGIAALHLASGQDTEAGVRCLKLLLQHGADPNIRSAEDLTPLHVAASWGCIKCVKLLLRNGADPTLLDVDGLSAVDLARQHGNVKCCRILQDYFDCKEKREEDCLALQYVGFRRVSSGLHFFTNVARYGITDSHRTSSLPGKHEESHAEQSLTDSRWVFASYANGTGQGLSNSSDDDRLGEVTSVWSQSWGQSTKVQSPRNPTTIPEDKSEENIVGEATEQLLDYCVLSNITQQTLGGLHCAAVTVGDHAPADQKLTVQDDESFDLRAPPSCLDSNHSRGSSIDDESFLPPSATGAPLPGNHRLGTSTSPHLGTQQVPSKQGCGQQMSAVLHEKKGGDLSGDCEWISELDCTCALTEQSQASVSPSNTQHTGLFDSELVVRPHRASGITMTSPDHIYELSHANVTLLLDQMIAVPSEAGEHCTQVPDGDGCVRVECAQTEGGGSVLGNSPYYSCESGSEVFASAVGSVTSVRWARQDREDPVTPTDNGSPSTMQIPSDRLWGGSCSRSQSGVNSVLPPPILRSSVSQEGWEPMPTLPFEEASFVEESPGDYCLPGAVSQSMYSSPTQHCISGSLYSTLAEPGNKGNLHGGLACTNCGLCKERRVLMGGEGGSEQNRPIREPESIRIPVKAKGFPGSLMHSEYLSVQVEQLRHGAEGRTPADPEGSEGPTVEGEGGSGLAKRFKDVESYKGGPSLANEERLSPFVTLRTKSRLANSASIHDPLLFDQSVPRPTRIRRVRNLQDDTLTPDCSNVLQDGKDEDHSLSTCSSAENDAVFDTVPFVHGNGHWAKCVQNQGSICLVTANPKRSGMDVLLRSHDAGGIQNLQLRSVGSSPEPTERSQAERLVNELPPGKRASGTSEDRPCVPAVETRAHEELKVLESWKINKAVQLPSAPKCPSPQCLSLAPVINAQDKKCNMLEHGRFKGYVSQSENQMEASLSKGISHSLQPLKGLLSNMKWQSCLSRPPVPVSPGNRPVSCGESEPLEFLYTDAEGSHALIECCYPCKDTSFQHLAASSDDETIIYDWKTYQSSKVTPEEKENLWPSNEPPSISPRLHRLSNRQILKQLREFGEDPGPVTNLTRGVYLLHLHRIQKEGRPQRQPTPTYSPELAQTLDKFLFPDCSQDEMALVQQFDQPDPKRRWREGLVKSSFNYLLLDPRVTKNLPARSHTLTSAECFHTFVSSIFYVGKGKRSRPFSHLYQALTSTKREKQQFSGKLKHIFDIWSCGQGVISLHCFQNVIPVEAYTREACMVDALGLQMLTNKKRGDYYGVVGTWPLRRRRRLGVHMLKRAMEIFLVEGERQLRPADV, from the exons ATGGGTTACaatattggtaaatgtgaggttatccactttggaagtaaaaatggaagatcagagttttatttaaatggcaagagaTTGCAGCATTCTGCTGTGCTGAAGGTGTTCAGGTCTCCTTATTTGacgaaggatgtactggctttggagaccaTGCAGAGAATGTTCACCGGGCTGATTCCAGAAATTAGGGGGTTGGCCTGTGAGGAGAGGTTgaatcgtctgggact ATCCGTGGAAAAGTGGTTGAAAGTTGGGGTGGATCCTGACCTCCTCCTCCCAGATGGGATAGCAGCACTGCACCTTGCATCAGGGCAGGACACAGAAGCTGGCGTCCGCTGTTTAAAGCTCCTTCTGCAGCACGGTGCAGATCCCAACATCAG ATCAGCTGAGGATCTCACTCCTTTGCATGTTGCTGCTTCCTGGGGATGTATCAAGTGTGTGAAACTTCTGCTTAGAAACGGAGCAGATCCCACTCTGTTGGACGTG GATGGACTGAGTGCTGTGGATTTGGCCAGGCAGCATGGAAATGTGAAATGTTGCCGGATTCTACAAGATTATTTTGACTGcaaggagaagagagaggaagactgCCTGGCATTGCAATATG TGGGCTTTCGGAGAGTGAGCAGTGGTCTTCATTTCTTCACCAATGTGGCCAGGTATGGGATCACTGATTCCCACAGGACTTCCAGCCTCCCTGGAAAACATGAAGAATCTCATGCAGAACAGTCCCTGACAGATAGTCGGTGGGTGTTTGCATCTTATGCCAATGGAACTGGGCAGGGACTGAGTAACAGCTCAGATGATGATCGTTTGGGAGAAGTCACATCGGTCTGGTCTCAGTCCTGGGGACAATCAACAAAAGTACAGAGTCCACGCAACCCCACCACCATTCCTGAAGATAAGAGTGAAGAGAACATTGTGGGTGAAGCTACAGAACAACTGCTTGATTACTGCGTCCTGTCTAACATCACACAGCAGACTTTGGGTGGTTTGCATTGTGCCGCTGTCACTGTGGGAGATCATGCACCAGCAGACCAAAAGTTAACCGTCCAGGATGATGAGAGTTTTGATCTTAGGGCTCCGCCATCCTGTCTGGACAGCAACCACAGTCGGGGCAGTTCAATTGATGATGAAAGCTTTCTACCTCCATCTGCAACAGGAGCCCCTCTTCCTGGGAACCATAGGTTAGGTACCTCAACCAGTCCTCACCTTGGAACCCAACAAGTCCCATCAAAACAGGGCTGCGGACAGCAAATGTCAGCTGTTTTACATGAAAAGAAGGGCGGTGACCTCTCCGGTGACTGTGAGTGGATCTCTGAATTGGATTGTACCTGCGCTCTGACAGAGCAATCCCAAGCCAGTGTTTCTCCATCAAATACCCAGCACACAGGATTGTTTGATTCTGAGCTTGTAGTAAGACCGCACAGGGCCAGCGGCATCACTATGACCTCCCCAGATCATATCTATGAGCTATCACATGCAAATGTGACTTTGTTATTAGATCAGATGATTGCAGTTCCCTCTGAAGCTGGTGAACACTGCACCCAGGTCCCAGACGGTGATGGCTGCGTCAGGGTTGAATGTGCCCAGACTGAGGGCGGTGGTTCTGTCTTGGGGAACAGCCCCTACTATAGCTGTGAAAGTGGATCCGAGGTTTTCGCCAGTGCTGTGGGAAGCGTTACCAGTGTGCGCTGGGCACGACAGGATCGGGAAGATCCAGTGACTCCAACGGACAACGGTTCTCCCTCCACAATGCAGATTCCTTCAGACAGACTCTGGGGTGGTTCTTGTTCAAGGTCTCAAAGTGGGGTTAATTCGGTGCTGCCCCCTCCCATTTTGAGATCCAGTGTCTCGCAGGAAGGCTGGGAGCCAATGCCGACACTTCCATTTGAGGAAGCAAGCTTTGTTGAGGAAAGTCCTGGTGACTACTGTTTGCCAGGAGCTGTTTCACAATCCATGTACAGTTCACCCACACAGCACTGTATCTCAGGCAGCCTGTACAGCACTCTGGCTGAGCCAGGCAACAAGGGGAACTTGCATGGGGGTCTAGCCTGCACCAATTGCGGTCTATGCAAGGAACGCCGAGTGTTGATGGGTGGTGAAGGTGGATCCGAGCAGAATCGGCCAATCAGAGAGCCCGAATCTATCAGAATTCCGGTGAAAGCCAAGGGTTTTCCAGGTTCCTTGATGCATTCAGAGTATTTATCTGTCCAAGTAGAGCAGCTGCGGCATGGGGCAGAAGGAAGGACACCAGCTGATCCAGAAGGATCGGAAGGCCCGACAGTGGAAGGTGAAGGTGGCTCTGGTTTGGCAAAGAGATTCAAGGACGTGGAGTCTTACAAAGGAGGCCCCTCTTTGGCCAATGAGGAAAGGTTGTCGCCTTTCGTTACTCTGCGCACCAAGAGCCGATTGGCCAACTCTGCATCTATCCATGACCCTTTGCTCTTTGACCAGAGTGTTCCCCGGCCAACTAGAATTAGAAGAGTCCGCAACCTACAGGATGATACCCTCACTCCTGATTGCTCCAATGTATTGCAGGATGGCAAGGATGAAGATCACTCACTCTCAACTTGCTCATCAGCTGAAAATGATGCAGTCTTTGACACAGTCCCCTTTGTTCATGGTAATGGTCACTGGGCCAAATGTGTTCAGAACCAGGGGTCTATCTGCTTGGTTACAGCTAATCCCAAGAGGAGCGGAATGGATGTGTTGCTGAGGTCACACGATGCGGGTGGTATCCAGAATCTCCAGCTGAGATCTGTGGGCAGCAGTCCAGAACCAACGGAGAGGAGCCAGGCAGAGAGGCTGGTCAATGAGCTGCCTCCAGGGAAGAGAGCGAGTGGTACCTCTGAGGACAGACCCTGTGTTCCAGCAGTGGAAACTAGAGCCCATGAAGAGCTGAAGGTGTTGGAGAGTTGGAAGATAAATAAAGCTGTGCAGTTGCCCAGTGCTCCTAAGTGCCCATCTCCTCAGTGCCTGAGCCTAGCACCCGTtatcaatgctcaggacaagaagtGCAATATGCTGGAACACGGCAGGTTCAAGGGTTATGTCTCTCAGTCAGAGAATCAAATGGAAGCTTCACTCAGCAAAGGGATCAGCCATTCCCTGCAGCCTCTGAAGGGTCTTCTGTCCAATATGAAATGGCAGAGCTGCCTGAGTCGCCCTCCTGTGCCTGTGTCTCCTGGTAACCGTCCTGTCAGCTGTGGTGAGAGCGAACCACTGGAGTTCCTTTACACTGATGCTGAGGGTAGCCATGCCCTGATTGAATGCTGTTATCCCTGCAAGGACACAAGCTTTCAACACCTGGCTGCTTCCAGCGATGACGAGACCATCATCTACGACTGGAAGACCTATCAAAGCAGCAAAGTGACTCCTGAGGAGAAGGAGAACCTCTGGCCGAGCAACGAGCCCCCCAGCATTTCACCTCGCCTCCACCGCCTGTCCAATAGGCAGATACTGAAGCAGCTACGGGAGTTCGGAGAGGACCCTGGACCAGTGACCAACCTCACCCGAGGTGTTTACCTGCTTCATCTGCATCGGATACAGAAGGAAGGCCGTCCCCAGAGGCAGCCCACACCAA CCTACAGTCCTGAGCTGGCTCAGACATTGGACAAGTTCCTGTTCCCTGACTGCAGTCAAGATGAGATGGCCTTGGTTCAGCAATTTGATCAGCCGGACCCAAAGCGCAGGTGGAGGGAAGGTCTCGTCAAATCCAGCTTCAACTACTTGCTACTTGACCCAAG GGTCACAAAGAACCTACCTGCTCGCTCTCACACCCTGACCTCTGCTGAGTGCTTCCATACGTTTGTCAGCTCCATCTTTTATGTGGGGAAAGGCAAGCGTTCACGGCCATTCTCTCACCTCTACCAGGCGCTGACTAGCACCAAACGTGAGAAGCAGCAA TTCAGTGGCAAACTGAAGCACATCTTTGACATCTGGAGCTGTGGCCAAGGCGTGATCTCTCTTCATTGTTTCCAAAATGTTATTCCGGTTGAAGCGTACACTCGGGAAGCTTGCATGGTCGATGCTCTGG GCCTGCAGATGTTGACCAACAAGAAGCGGGGCGATTACTATGGAGTGGTGGGCACGTGGCCCCTGAGACGGCGACGACGACTGGGGGTCCACATGCTGAAGCGCGCAATGGAGATCTTCCTGGTGGAGGGCGAGAGACAGCTCCGTCCAGCTGATGTCTAG